In one Sesamum indicum cultivar Zhongzhi No. 13 linkage group LG12, S_indicum_v1.0, whole genome shotgun sequence genomic region, the following are encoded:
- the LOC105174972 gene encoding uncharacterized protein LOC105174972 gives MRMETGSPLSRVSSSLSVFHNANTLPFSMRCPLAERVVNTTVLRVVSSTSAPGRKHSKERTPGDNLSKTSSTGAKTGRLRSVTSGSRTGRFNFASNKEKLNLEVSPHRAVSAVRLMRIQLGGAFADLLNEQGKGSGDNEMGYVERTLGFRTRDLDDRDLRLVTEIVGGTIRWRRYLDHLILSLCHDENTFRTMEPLLLQILRIGFYEIAKLEMPPYAVVDENVKLAKVALRPGAGNMVNAVLRKLVLLKETSSLPSPKVEGDDRQQARALATIHSHPVWMVRRWTNCLGLEEAIKLMTWNNSDPCYSLRANTAKGFTRADLVTELEMLKVPYELSQHLDDFVRLRAGMQIVIQAGLLKKGLCSVQDESAGLVVTVVDPKPGEIIIDCCAAPGGKTLFMASCLKGQGSIYAIDVNKGRLRILKETAKLHEVNNVVTTIHADLRAFAENNCTKADKVLLDAPCSGLGVLSKRADLRWNRTLEDIEQLTNLQDELLDSASTLVRPGGVLIYSTCSIDPKENEERIAAFLLRHPEFCIDPVDKYVPCNFVTVDGLYSSNPVKHSLDGAFAARLLRSR, from the exons atGAGAATGGAGACAGGGTCACCTCTTTCCCGCGTGAGCTCTTCTCTCTCAGTTTTCCATAATGCTAATACACTTCCATTTTCAATGCGTTGCCCACTCGCAGAGAGAGTGGTGAATACTACCGTTCTTCGCGTCGTCTCTTCTACTTCTGCGCCGGGGAGGAAGCATAGTAAAGAGAGAACTCCGGGAGACAACTTGTCTAAAACTTCAAGTACTGGAGCTAAAACAG GTCGTCTACGGAGTGTCACTAGTGGAAGTCGAACAG GCCGATTTAATTTCGCCAGCAATAAGGAGAAGCTAAATTTGGAAGTATCACCTCATAGAGCTG TGTCTGCTGTGAGGTTGATGCGCATTCAGCTTGGTGGTGCATTTGCTGACCTGTTGAATGAGCAAGGCAAGGGTTCAGGGGATAACGAGATGGGATACGTCGAGAGAACTCTTGGCTTCCGAACCCGTGATTTGGATGATAGGGATCTCCGACTG GTAACAGAAATTGTGGGGGGTACTATCCGATGGAGAAGATATCTTGATCATTTGATTCTTTCATTGTGTCATGATGAGAACACTTTCAGAACCATGGAACCTCTTCTATTACAG ATTCTTCGAATTGGTTTCTATGAGATCGCCAAGCTTGAAATGCCTCCATATGCAGTTGTTGATGAG AATGTAAAGCTAGCAAAAGTTGCACTTCGACCTGGTGCTGGTAATATGGTCAATGCGGTTTTGCGGAAGCTTGTTTTGCTTAAG GAAACTAGCTCACTCCCTTCACCTAAAGTGGAGGGTGATGACCGCCAGCAAGCACGTGCTCTGGCTACGATCCATTCTCATCCTGTT TGGATGGTGAGACGATGGACAAACTGCCTTGGTCTTGAAGAAGCTATTAAGTTAATGACATGGAACAACTCTGATCCTTGTTACAGTCTCAg AGCAAATACAGCTAAAGGATTCACAAGGGCTGATCTAGTGACAGAACTTGAAATGTTGAAG GTTCCATATGAACTTTCTCAGCACTTGGATGATTTTGTCCGATTAAGAGCTGGGATGCAG ATTGTCATACAAGCTGGATTGCTGAAAAAAGGTCTCTGTTCTGTCCAGGATGAGAGTGCAG GATTGGTGGTTACTGTTGTAGATCCAAAACCTGGGGAGATTATTATTGACTGTTGTGCTGCCCCAGGTGGAAAGACTCTATTCATGGCTTCATGTCTGAAAGGTCAAG GTAGCATATATGCGATTGACGTAAACAAAGGCCGATTGAGAATCCTTAAAGAGACAGCCAAGTTGCATGAAGTTAACAATGTTGTCACTACTATTCATGCTGATCTTCGTGCATTTGCT GAAAATAACTGCACAAAGGCTGACAAAGTTTTGCTCGATGCCCCTTGTTCTGGACTGGGGGTTTTGTCCAAG AGAGCAGATTTGCGTTGGAATAGGACGCTGGAAGACATCGAACAACTTACAAATTTGCaagatgagcttcttgattcAGCTTCCAC CTTGGTGAGGCCTGGTGGAGTACTGATTTATAGCACCTGTTCCATTGATCCAAAGGAGAATGAAGAAAGAATTGCTGCTTTCCTCCTGAGACATCCA GAATTCTGCATAGATCCTGTCGACAAATATGTACCTTGCAATTTTGTTACTGTAGATGGACTCTACAGCTCTAATCCTGTCAAACACTCACTTGATGGAGCCTTTGCAGCTCGCCTTTTACGATCTAGATGA
- the LOC105174973 gene encoding uncharacterized protein LOC105174973 isoform X2, whose translation MGCSNVPIPVFVETNLGTRLAVPVSPDITVKELKRELERAHLSCFPEFGSISVNALMVQRESHCYHLSESLPLKFAFLGSNGTWFLQMDVLSLSIPDQIAIDSVERGGFMMCIDKKRTKCKRKKVKIQRFPYLKAAVLRVPAVVCLLKRKTKRKNVKRKHKVGCQGQGPIQQPLIEKERLGQFASIAELNWSKKCDSDVIAEALSDTFSESASVSGIIKKYFSDYDEVASSSGFPFTTVRNRHKERLNNRADCKSLNIRSGMMSPVTCHIPPRASQDVWLEKPSSEASREKLREPEVGKRLLLASDSLGLTPSNQRPALSLFRFTVSFSEAVINTVLSRFRL comes from the exons ATGGGCTGTTCCAATGTTCCCATACCAGTCTTTGTAGAGACAAACTTGGGCACTCGCCTTGCCGTTCCTGTTTCTCCGGATATCACGGTGAAGGAGTTGAAGA GAGAGCTTGAAAGGGCGCATCTGAGTTGTTTCCCCGAATTTGGAAGTATTAGTGTTAATGCCCTGATG GTGCAGCGAGAATCACACTGTTACCACTTGTCTGAGTCTTTGCCTCTCAAGTTCGCTTTTCTGGGTTCAAATGGTACTTGGTTTCTGCAGATGGATGTGCTTTCATTGAGCATTCCTGATCAAATAGCTATTGATTCAGTTGAAAGGGGGGGGTTTATGATGTGTATAGATAAGAAGAGaacaaaatgcaaaagaaagaaagttaAGATACAGAGATTTCCATACCTCAAAGCTGCGGTGCTGAGAGTTCCTGCAGTTGTCTGTTTACTGAAAAGAAAGACGAAAAGGAAGAATGTGAAGAGAAAGCACAAAGTTGGATGCCAAGGACAAGGACCTATTCAGCAGCCTCTTATTGAAAAGGAAAGGCTGGGTCAATTTGCCTCTATAGctgaattaaattggagtaaAAAGTGTGATAGTGATGTGATTGCTGAGGCCCTTAGTGATACATTCTCGGAATCGGCATCAGTTTCAGGAATTATCAAGAAGTACTTTTCAGATTATGATGAAGTGGCTTCTAGTTCAGGTTTCCCTTTTACCACAGTACGGAACAGACATAAGGAACGGCTTAACAATAGGGCTGATTGTAAAAGCTTGAATATTCGGTCTGGTATGATGTCACCAGTAACATGCCACATTCCCCCTCGAGCATCTCAGGATGTGTGGTTGGAGAAGCCCAGTTCTGAAGCATCGAGAGAGAAACTCAGAGAACCTGAAGTTGGAAAGCGTCTGTTGCTGGCGTCTGATAGTCTCGGGCTTACTCCAAGTAATCAACGACCTGCACTCTCTCTCTTCAG GTTCACCGTTTCCTTTTCTGAAGCTGTCATCAACACGGTTCTTAGTCGCTTCCGGTTATGA
- the LOC105174970 gene encoding probable L-type lectin-domain containing receptor kinase S.7 — protein sequence MNPRNLLGFFVFFIICSHSLVSSENITLEFPFFTPQDFTLLGDSTLRSGAVRLTRELRLPSSSSGSVIYNYPIAFFNPETNVTASFSTRFSFSVDNINPSSYGDGLAFFLSPNNRRLGSPGGYLGLVNSSKLTQNRFIAIEFDTRQNLGFNDPDDNHVGLDIDSLVSFKTANPILQAINLKSGNVISAWVDYLNEKRKVEVFLSYSSFKPENPLFTVDIDLSDYLKEFMFVGFSASTEGSTELHYIKNWSFQTLGFRPVRPRTHPHNVSDNSVPLKPATPSADPRNRHHKRIALGLWISFPAFFCVVVLVIGWVSVKKWRSMQTGMSSEAELVTGPRQFSYKQLKSATEGFRQSRVLGHGAFGTVYKAFFVDLGMVSAVKRSKHTHEGKAEFLAELSIIACLRHKNLVQLQGWCAEKGELLLVYEFMPNGSLDKVLYKAENGNPLKWAYRYNIAVGLASALTYLHLECEQQVIHRDIKSSNIMLDGSYNARLGDFGLARLMDHGKSPVTTLTAGTVGYLAPEYLQCGKATEKTDVFSYGVVLLELASGRKPIERDAERQKTVNLVDWVWRLYSEGNILAAADKRMNGEFEEAEMKKLLLVGLSCANPDSVERPSMRKVFQILNNEAEPSVVPRVKPSLSFSNSVPLSIDEIVSDWEDCGTPESQLEIRVGSAV from the coding sequence ATGAATCCAAGAAACCTTCTTGGTTTCTTCGTCTTCTTTATTATCTGCAGCCATTCTCTTGTATCCTCAGAGAATATCACTCTTGAATTCCCTTTCTTCACTCCACAAGACTTCACTCTTCTCGGAGATTCTACTCTCCGGAGCGGCGCCGTCCGCCTCACCCGAGAGCTCCGCCTCCCATCTTCAAGTTCCGGTTCTGTTATCTACAACTACCCCATTGCCTTTTTCAATCCAGAAACCAATGTCACTGCTTCTTTCTCcacaagattttctttttcagtcgACAACATCAATCCATCCTCGTATGGGGATGGCTTGGCATTTTTTCTGTCTCCCAATAACCGGAGATTGGGGAGTCCAGGCGGGTATTTAGGCCTAGTCAATTCATCAAAACTGACCCAGAACAGATTCATTGCAATTGAATTTGACACAAGGCAGAATCTGGGCTTCAATGATCCTGATGACAATCATGTCGGATTGGACATTGACAGCCTTGTCTCGTTCAAGACTGCCAATCCGATTCTCCAGGCCATTAATTTGAAGAGTGGCAATGTGATTAGTGCTTGGGTTGATTACTTGAATGAGAAAAGGAAGGTGGAAGTATTCTTGAGCTATTCCAGTTTTAAGCCAGAGAACCCACTCTTTACTGTGGATATTGATCTTTCTGATTATCTAAAGGAGTTTATGTTTGTGGGATTTTCGGCTTCTACTGAGGGAAGCACTGAGCTGCATTATATCAAGAATTGGAGTTTTCAGACACTTGGGTTTCGCCCTGTTAGGCCAAGAACTCATCCTCATAATGTTTCGGACAATTCTGTGCCCTTAAAGCCTGCTACTCCATCTGCTGATCCGAGAAACAGGCATCATAAGAGGATTGCACTAGGCCTTTGGATTAGTTTTCCAGCCTTCTTTTGTGTGGTTGTTTTGGTGATTGGTTGGGTTTCTGTGAAGAAGTGGAGAAGCATGCAAACAGGTATGAGCTCGGAGGCAGAGCTTGTGACAGGGCCGAGGCAGTTTAGCTACAAACAACTGAAGTCTGCCACAGAAGGGTTTCGCCAAAGCAGGGTTCTGGGGCATGGAGCCTTTGGCACTGTCTACAAGGccttttttgttgatttgggTATGGTATCTGCTGTCAAAAGATCAAAGCATACCCATGAAGGTAAAGCCGAATTCCTTGCTGAGTTATCAATTATAGCTTGTCTGAGGCACAAAAATTTAGTCCAGCTCCAAGGTTGGTGTGCTGAAAAGGGTGAATTGCTGCTTGTCTATGAGTTTATGCCTAATGGGAGTCTTGATAAGGTGCTATACAAGGCTGAGAATGGCAACCCGCTGAAGTGGGCATATAGATACAATATTGCTGTTGGGCTGGCTTCTGCTCTTACATATTTGCATCTAGAATGTGAGCAGCAAGTAATTCACAGAGACATAAAGTCTAGTAATATAATGTTGGACGGAAGCTATAATGCAAGATTAGGTGATTTTGGATTGGCAAGGCTGATGGATCATGGCAAGAGTCCTGTTACGACTCTCACAGCAGGAACTGTGGGATATCTGGCCCCGGAATACCTTCAATGTGGCAAAGCAACTGAGAAAACTGATGTTTTCAGCTATGGTGTTGTTTTACTTGAACTGGCTAGTGGGAGGAAGCCAATTGAGAGGGACGCTGAACGTCAGAAAACGGTAAACTTGGTGGATTGGGTTTGGAGACTGTATTCTGAAGGAAATATTTTAGCAGCAGCAGACAAACGAATGAACGGTGAGTTTGAAGAGGCTGAGATGAAAAAACTACTGCTCGTAGGCCTGAGCTGTGCCAATCCAGACAGTGTAGAAAGACCTTCAATGAGGAAAGTTTTTCAAATCCTAAACAATGAGGCAGAACCTTCTGTCGTACCGAGGGTTAAGCCAAGTCTTTCTTTCTCCAACAGTGTTCCTCTTAGTATCGACGAAATTGTTTCAGACTGGGAAGATTGCGGGACACCTGAATCTCAACTAGAAATCAGAGTGGGATCTGCTGTATGa
- the LOC105174973 gene encoding uncharacterized protein LOC105174973 isoform X1, translating into MGCSNVPIPVFVETNLGTRLAVPVSPDITVKELKRELERAHLSCFPEFGSISVNALMVQRESHCYHLSESLPLKFAFLGSNGTWFLQMDVLSLSIPDQIAIDSVERGGFMMCIDKKRTKCKRKKVKIQRFPYLKAAVLRVPAVVCLLKRKTKRKNVKRKHKVGCQGQGPIQQPLIEKERLGQFASIAELNWSKKCDSDVIAEALSDTFSESASVSGIIKKYFSDYDEVASSSGFPFTTVRNRHKERLNNRADCKSLNIRSGMMSPVTCHIPPRASQDVWLEKPSSEASREKLREPEVGKRLLLASDSLGLTPSNQRPALSLFRYSNGKSPFHNSAAIVRNFCV; encoded by the exons ATGGGCTGTTCCAATGTTCCCATACCAGTCTTTGTAGAGACAAACTTGGGCACTCGCCTTGCCGTTCCTGTTTCTCCGGATATCACGGTGAAGGAGTTGAAGA GAGAGCTTGAAAGGGCGCATCTGAGTTGTTTCCCCGAATTTGGAAGTATTAGTGTTAATGCCCTGATG GTGCAGCGAGAATCACACTGTTACCACTTGTCTGAGTCTTTGCCTCTCAAGTTCGCTTTTCTGGGTTCAAATGGTACTTGGTTTCTGCAGATGGATGTGCTTTCATTGAGCATTCCTGATCAAATAGCTATTGATTCAGTTGAAAGGGGGGGGTTTATGATGTGTATAGATAAGAAGAGaacaaaatgcaaaagaaagaaagttaAGATACAGAGATTTCCATACCTCAAAGCTGCGGTGCTGAGAGTTCCTGCAGTTGTCTGTTTACTGAAAAGAAAGACGAAAAGGAAGAATGTGAAGAGAAAGCACAAAGTTGGATGCCAAGGACAAGGACCTATTCAGCAGCCTCTTATTGAAAAGGAAAGGCTGGGTCAATTTGCCTCTATAGctgaattaaattggagtaaAAAGTGTGATAGTGATGTGATTGCTGAGGCCCTTAGTGATACATTCTCGGAATCGGCATCAGTTTCAGGAATTATCAAGAAGTACTTTTCAGATTATGATGAAGTGGCTTCTAGTTCAGGTTTCCCTTTTACCACAGTACGGAACAGACATAAGGAACGGCTTAACAATAGGGCTGATTGTAAAAGCTTGAATATTCGGTCTGGTATGATGTCACCAGTAACATGCCACATTCCCCCTCGAGCATCTCAGGATGTGTGGTTGGAGAAGCCCAGTTCTGAAGCATCGAGAGAGAAACTCAGAGAACCTGAAGTTGGAAAGCGTCTGTTGCTGGCGTCTGATAGTCTCGGGCTTACTCCAAGTAATCAACGACCTGCACTCTCTCTCTTCAGGTACAGTAATGGAAAATCACCATTTCACAATTCGGCAGCTATAGTTCGAAATTTTTGTGTTTGA
- the LOC105174973 gene encoding uncharacterized protein LOC105174973 isoform X3, with protein sequence MVQRESHCYHLSESLPLKFAFLGSNGTWFLQMDVLSLSIPDQIAIDSVERGGFMMCIDKKRTKCKRKKVKIQRFPYLKAAVLRVPAVVCLLKRKTKRKNVKRKHKVGCQGQGPIQQPLIEKERLGQFASIAELNWSKKCDSDVIAEALSDTFSESASVSGIIKKYFSDYDEVASSSGFPFTTVRNRHKERLNNRADCKSLNIRSGMMSPVTCHIPPRASQDVWLEKPSSEASREKLREPEVGKRLLLASDSLGLTPSNQRPALSLFRYSNGKSPFHNSAAIVRNFCV encoded by the exons ATG GTGCAGCGAGAATCACACTGTTACCACTTGTCTGAGTCTTTGCCTCTCAAGTTCGCTTTTCTGGGTTCAAATGGTACTTGGTTTCTGCAGATGGATGTGCTTTCATTGAGCATTCCTGATCAAATAGCTATTGATTCAGTTGAAAGGGGGGGGTTTATGATGTGTATAGATAAGAAGAGaacaaaatgcaaaagaaagaaagttaAGATACAGAGATTTCCATACCTCAAAGCTGCGGTGCTGAGAGTTCCTGCAGTTGTCTGTTTACTGAAAAGAAAGACGAAAAGGAAGAATGTGAAGAGAAAGCACAAAGTTGGATGCCAAGGACAAGGACCTATTCAGCAGCCTCTTATTGAAAAGGAAAGGCTGGGTCAATTTGCCTCTATAGctgaattaaattggagtaaAAAGTGTGATAGTGATGTGATTGCTGAGGCCCTTAGTGATACATTCTCGGAATCGGCATCAGTTTCAGGAATTATCAAGAAGTACTTTTCAGATTATGATGAAGTGGCTTCTAGTTCAGGTTTCCCTTTTACCACAGTACGGAACAGACATAAGGAACGGCTTAACAATAGGGCTGATTGTAAAAGCTTGAATATTCGGTCTGGTATGATGTCACCAGTAACATGCCACATTCCCCCTCGAGCATCTCAGGATGTGTGGTTGGAGAAGCCCAGTTCTGAAGCATCGAGAGAGAAACTCAGAGAACCTGAAGTTGGAAAGCGTCTGTTGCTGGCGTCTGATAGTCTCGGGCTTACTCCAAGTAATCAACGACCTGCACTCTCTCTCTTCAGGTACAGTAATGGAAAATCACCATTTCACAATTCGGCAGCTATAGTTCGAAATTTTTGTGTTTGA
- the LOC105174971 gene encoding mavicyanin-like, protein MASGVAASRTFSNLFLSALFTASMVAGFRFEVGEERGWRKPTGKEPETYNEWAAKNRFHIGDTVYFKYQKDSVLVVSSDDYLTCNTLNPISKFDDGSTVFQFDRSGLFYFISGQPGHCRSGQRLIIRVMHPSEVEAPELAPSPSTGGGSGGDGGLLADNSTAKRSCISYFVTGLASVFVILYLFMQEP, encoded by the exons ATGGCTTCCGGCGTAGCTGCCTCAAGGACCTTCAGTAATTTGTTTCTCTCCGCCCTTTTCACCGCATCAATGGTGGCGGGTTTCCGGTTTGAAGTTGGAGAAGAGAGGGGGTGGAGAAAGCCAACTGGAAAGGAGCCAGAGACTTATAATGAATGGGCTGCCAAGAACAGATTCCACATTGGAGATACTGTTT ATTTCAAGTACCAGAAGGACTCAGTGCTGGTGGTGAGCTCTGATGATTACTTAACATGCAACACTTTGAATCCAATCTCCAAATTTGATGATGGAAGCACAGTTTTCCAGTTCGATCGATCGGGGTTATTCTACTTCATCAGCGGGCAGCCTGGCCACTGCAGATCAGGCCAAAGGCTTATTATCCGCGTGATGCACCCGTCAGAAGTGGAGGCTCCAGAACTTGCACCCTCGCCTTCCACTGGTGGGGGATCGGGTGGAGATGGCGGGCTGCTGGCTGATAATTCTACTGCAAAGCGCTCTTGCATTTCTTACTTCGTGACTGGTCTGGCAAGTGTTTTTGTGATTCTCTATTTGTTCATGCAGGAACCATGA